The following proteins come from a genomic window of Palaemon carinicauda isolate YSFRI2023 chromosome 12, ASM3689809v2, whole genome shotgun sequence:
- the LOC137650719 gene encoding uncharacterized protein: MKQISIPRLELCAAVLASRLRATVEINMRYKFSKVIHITDSEIVRAQIQKESHQFNSFVGIRVAEIQSKTEPIEWFWVSSKENNADLTTRKCNPRELDTESVWQKGPEFLYQDSSEWPVKQSTVSDLPDVVFARVALNEGEINSSSQVIDIQRFSNMKRLLSVMARIISAIKKKSFKAILCDPSTEEIQQAELYFVKNAQASLPQDWEKRYRRLGPVSREDGIVTVGSRMSKWLKDNWDQNQFILLPSKHPFSLIYLSHIHQKDHSGVESSLARAQVKYWILGARKTMKSIRKQCVVCRRIDKICTSQAMGELPKERLEPCPPWHNVSLDLFGPFWVCDTVKRRVKRKIFGVIFNCMVTRAVHLDISEGYDTQTFLTVLKRFTCLRGFPKKLYSDNGTQLVSANKELREMVTQWNKGLVFNFGKFEGLTWVFNKSADAPWENACSESLIRLVKRSLTRIIGESVISFGELQSVMYEVANMLNERPIGFKPGENFTEGTVLRPNDLLLGRSTIEAPCGFWNERVNFNKSYAFKMKIVDLFWNKWMKNYFPTLIVRQKWHVNVRSVMKGDIVLVNDQNALRGEWKLAQVVEGMQGRDGKTRDVVLRYKINKFGNRYLGEPDKLMTRSVHKLVVILPVEEQ; this comes from the coding sequence ATGAAACAAATCAGTATACCACGATTAGAACTGTGTGCTGCTGTTTTAGCATCGAGATTGAGGGCAACCGTTGAAATCAATATGAGATACAAATTCTCTAAGGTAATCCACATCACTGACAGTGAGATAGTAAGAGCACAGATCCAGAAGGAATCCCACCAGTTTAATTCCTTTGTTGGAATTAGGGTTGCAGAAATTCAGTCCAAAACTGAACCCATAGAATGGTTTTGGGTATCTTCCAAGGAAAACAACGCTGATTTGACTACTAGGAAATGTAACCCCAGAGAATTAGATACAGAATCTGTTTGGCAAAAGGGTCCAGAATTCCTGTATCAAGATTCCTCGGAATGGCCTGTAAAACAGAGTACAGTATCGGATCTTCCTGATGTTGTTTTCGCAAGAGTGGCCTtaaatgaaggagaaattaattcaaGTAGCCAGGTGATTGATATCCAAAGATTTAGCAATATGAAAAGACTGTTATCAGTGATGGCTAGAATTATtagtgcaataaagaaaaaatcgtTTAAGGCTATATTGTGCGATCCTAGTACAGAAGAGATACAGCAAGCTGAGTTGTATTTCGTCAAAAACGCTCAAGCAAGTTTGCCACAAGACTGGGAAAAGAGGTATAGACGTTTAGGACCAGTTTCGAGAGAGGATGGCATAGTCACCGTGGGTAGCAGGATGTCCAAATGGTTGAAGGACAATTGGGATCAGAATCagtttatacttctcccatcaaagcaCCCATTCTCTTTAATATACCTGTCTCACATACATCAAAAGGATCACAGTGGAGTTGAATCAAGTCTTGCTAGAGCTCAAGTGAAATATTGGATATTGGGAGcaaggaaaacaatgaaatctaTTAGAAAACAGTGTGTAGTATGTCGAAGAATTGACAAGATCTGTACATCACAAGCTATGGGAGAGTTGCCAAAAGAGAGACTTGAACCATGTCCTCCATGGCATAATGTTAGCCTAGATCTTTTTGGCCCTTTCTGGGTTTGTGATACTGTAAAAAGAagagtgaaaaggaaaatatttggagTAATTTTTAATTGCATGGTTACAAGGGCTGTACATTTGGACATTTCTGAGGGTTATGATACTCAAACCTTTCTTACTGTACTGAAAAGGTTCACATGTCTAAGAGGATTTCCAAAGAAGCTTTACAGTGATAATGGTACGCAGTTGGTGTCTGCTAACAAGGAGTTGAGAGAAATGGTTACTCAGTGGAATAAAGGTTTAGTGTTTAACTTTGGAAAATTTGAAGGTTTAACCTGGGTATTTAATAAATCTGCTGATGCCCCATGGGAAAACGCTTGTAGCGAGTCGTTAATTAGACTGGTGAAGAGGTCACTCACCAGAATCATAGGTGAATCAGTCATATCTTTTGGGGAACTACAATCTGTAATGTATGAAGTTGCCAATATGTTGAATGAACGGCCTATTGGGTTTAAACCAGGGGAAAACTTTACCGAAGGGACTGTGTTAAGACCTAATGATTTACTATTGGGTCGATCTACCATCGAAGCTCCTTGTGGATTTTGGAATGAGAGAGTTAATTTTAATAAGTCATATGCATTTAAGATGAAAATAGTAGATTTGTTTtggaataaatggatgaaaaattattttccaactCTTATTGTAAGACAAAAATGGCATGTCAATGTAAGAAGTGTAATGAAGGGTGATATTGTACTTGTTAATGACCAAAATGCATTGAGAGGAGAATGGAAACTAGCACAAGTGGTAGAAGGGATGCAGGGAAGAGATGGAAAAACAAGGGATGTGGTACTCAGATATAAGataaataagtttggaaatcggTATTTGGGAGAACCTGATAAACTAATGACCAGATCGGTGCATAAATTAGTGGTGATACTTCCGGTGGAAGAACAGTAG